The following are from one region of the Arthrobacter sp. TMP15 genome:
- a CDS encoding formate/nitrite transporter family protein produces the protein MGDEQRRRELGDNEAPVEEELETSFERIVEEGAQRLHRTWSSVLVTGLFGGIEVGLGVMAYLAVEHATGNKLLAGLAFGIGFIALLLAKSELFTEGFLVPLAAVAAKEARMGQLLKLWGGTLVANLAGGWIIMWLVMQAFPEWRATVVESASQYALAPLSVQTAALAILGGSTITLMTRMQHGTDSMPAKIVAAMGAAFLLAGLPLFHSILDSLIIFGAIQAGAPFGYLEWLSWFWYTVLFNMAGGVLLVTALRLVRSKELVKEKRNESDADSRTNG, from the coding sequence ATGGGCGATGAGCAGCGCAGACGCGAACTTGGCGATAATGAAGCCCCCGTGGAGGAAGAACTGGAAACCTCCTTTGAGCGCATCGTTGAGGAAGGCGCTCAACGCCTCCACAGAACCTGGTCCTCGGTATTAGTTACTGGATTGTTTGGTGGAATTGAAGTAGGGCTGGGAGTGATGGCCTATCTGGCGGTGGAACACGCCACCGGAAATAAGCTCTTGGCTGGGCTGGCGTTTGGTATCGGGTTTATTGCACTGCTTTTGGCTAAGAGCGAATTGTTCACGGAGGGTTTTCTGGTTCCGCTGGCTGCTGTGGCTGCCAAAGAGGCGCGCATGGGACAGCTGCTGAAGCTGTGGGGCGGCACGCTGGTTGCCAACCTGGCAGGTGGCTGGATCATCATGTGGCTGGTGATGCAGGCGTTCCCGGAATGGCGGGCAACAGTGGTGGAATCGGCTTCTCAATACGCCTTGGCGCCGTTGTCTGTGCAGACTGCCGCGCTAGCCATACTCGGCGGCAGCACCATCACGCTGATGACACGGATGCAGCACGGTACAGACTCCATGCCAGCAAAAATTGTGGCCGCCATGGGTGCGGCTTTCCTGCTGGCCGGTCTTCCGCTTTTCCACTCGATACTTGACTCGCTCATCATTTTTGGAGCCATCCAGGCAGGAGCCCCTTTCGGCTATTTAGAGTGGCTGAGCTGGTTCTGGTACACGGTGCTGTTTAACATGGCCGGGGGAGTGTTGCTGGTGACGGCGCTACGACTGGTGCGAAGCAAAGAGCTGGTCAAAGAGAAGCGAAATGAGTCTGACGCTGATAGCCGTACCAATGGGTAA
- a CDS encoding prenyltransferase has protein sequence MKNLFVTSRPVSWVNTAYPFAAAYFLVTGRIDWVFVVGTIFFLIPYNLLMYGINDVFDYESDLLNARKGGVEGAVLDRRHHRFVLWAAVIATAPFVLVLATQGGVGANIVLTVSLFAVVAYSAPVLRFKERPFLDSITSSTHFVSPAVYGLALVNAEFSPAVWAVLLAFFLWGMASHAFGAVQDVVPDREANIASIGTVLGARFTAWFSFIAYAMAGVLMLWTPAPFAAVLAVPYLINVGPYLRVTDATSASANVAWKRFLWLNYLTGFLVTLTLIWLILRGS, from the coding sequence ATGAAGAATTTATTTGTGACTTCACGCCCTGTTTCTTGGGTCAATACGGCCTATCCCTTCGCAGCAGCCTACTTTTTGGTGACGGGACGGATCGACTGGGTATTTGTGGTGGGAACAATATTCTTCCTGATCCCTTACAACCTCTTGATGTACGGCATCAATGATGTTTTTGACTACGAATCGGATCTACTCAATGCCCGCAAAGGGGGAGTAGAAGGCGCGGTTTTGGACCGCCGCCACCACCGTTTTGTGCTCTGGGCCGCCGTCATTGCCACTGCACCATTTGTGCTGGTCCTGGCCACCCAAGGGGGTGTGGGTGCAAATATTGTTCTAACCGTATCCTTGTTCGCCGTAGTGGCTTATAGCGCGCCAGTTCTGCGTTTCAAGGAACGTCCGTTCCTGGATTCCATTACCTCAAGCACGCATTTTGTCTCTCCTGCCGTATACGGCTTGGCCTTGGTTAACGCTGAGTTTTCCCCCGCAGTTTGGGCCGTGTTATTGGCCTTCTTCCTGTGGGGCATGGCCAGCCATGCCTTTGGTGCTGTGCAGGATGTTGTACCGGATCGAGAGGCGAATATTGCCTCCATTGGTACAGTGCTTGGTGCCCGCTTCACCGCGTGGTTTTCCTTTATTGCCTACGCCATGGCGGGCGTGCTGATGCTATGGACCCCAGCACCCTTTGCTGCCGTGTTGGCCGTGCCTTACTTAATCAATGTTGGCCCCTATCTACGTGTCACCGATGCCACCTCCGCAAGCGCCAATGTTGCTTGGAAGAGATTCCTATGGCTGAACTACCTCACCGGATTCCTTGTCACGTTGACTTTGATCTGGCTGATTCTCCGAGGCAGCTAG
- a CDS encoding branched-chain amino acid aminotransferase: MTQIANEHSFSQQRNESPKSSAEREAILANPGFGDYFTDHTAVVDYKVDAKGAGGWSNARIEPYGPIAMDPASAVLHYGQEIFEGMKAYRHADGSIWTFRPEANAARLNASARRVALPELPVETFLESLRQLVRIDQEWVPTNDGDALYLRPFMIATEAFLGVRPAREVSYRVIASPAGNYFGGELKPISIWLTTTFARAGEGGTGEAKCGGNYAASLAAQMEAEANGCKQVLFLDPNNDNAVEELGGMNIFFVFKDGTLVTPELNGHILHGITRSSVMQLAADRGMQVQERKITIDEWRSGVAAGDITEVFACGTAAVITPIGELKTAEGPIASPAVGIGEVTAAIREQLVGIQTGVVEDLHGWLTRLV, translated from the coding sequence ATGACCCAGATCGCCAATGAGCATTCCTTTTCTCAGCAGCGCAATGAAAGCCCTAAGAGCAGCGCGGAGCGTGAGGCCATTTTGGCCAACCCCGGCTTTGGCGATTACTTCACTGATCACACGGCAGTGGTTGATTATAAGGTTGATGCCAAGGGTGCCGGTGGCTGGAGCAATGCCCGAATTGAACCCTATGGTCCCATTGCCATGGATCCGGCTTCTGCAGTGTTGCACTACGGCCAGGAAATCTTCGAAGGTATGAAGGCCTACAGGCACGCAGACGGTTCCATCTGGACCTTCCGTCCCGAAGCCAATGCCGCCCGGTTGAACGCTTCAGCACGCCGAGTGGCGCTCCCGGAGCTGCCGGTGGAGACCTTCTTGGAGTCACTGCGCCAGCTGGTGAGAATTGATCAGGAATGGGTGCCCACCAACGATGGTGATGCCCTGTACCTGCGCCCGTTCATGATTGCCACCGAGGCGTTCTTAGGGGTTCGACCCGCGCGGGAGGTCTCCTACCGCGTTATTGCATCCCCGGCGGGCAACTACTTCGGTGGAGAACTGAAACCGATTTCAATCTGGCTTACCACTACCTTTGCCCGTGCCGGCGAAGGTGGCACAGGCGAGGCAAAGTGCGGTGGCAACTACGCCGCCTCACTTGCGGCGCAAATGGAGGCCGAGGCCAACGGTTGCAAGCAGGTCCTGTTCCTTGATCCGAACAATGACAACGCCGTGGAAGAACTTGGCGGCATGAACATCTTCTTCGTGTTCAAGGACGGCACACTTGTCACCCCCGAACTCAACGGCCACATTCTGCACGGGATTACCCGTTCATCCGTGATGCAGCTTGCCGCCGATCGAGGCATGCAGGTCCAAGAGCGCAAGATCACCATCGATGAATGGCGGTCCGGCGTGGCGGCAGGGGATATCACCGAGGTCTTTGCCTGCGGCACAGCTGCTGTTATCACTCCGATTGGCGAATTGAAGACGGCGGAGGGCCCCATCGCTTCCCCCGCAGTTGGCATAGGCGAGGTTACTGCAGCCATTCGCGAGCAGCTGGTGGGCATTCAAACAGGCGTAGTTGAGGACTTGCACGGCTGGCTGACCCGTCTGGTCTAA
- a CDS encoding deoxyribodipyrimidine photo-lyase, which yields MNVSIVWFRDDLRVADNPALLAATGEGSAVALYVLDEESPGIRALGGAVKWWLHYALVDLRAELAQLGIELILRRGPGVGVVTELAAELGAGALYWNRRYGGPEREVDAAVKSWAGDKGIHAESFQANLLHEPWKVRTGAGNPYQVFTPFWRTVSTEDFRAPLGHPDPGSGFGAPLPESDGLESWNLLPTTPDWAGGLRENWQPTAAAGHELLADFLNERVGDYSDARDRPDQRGTSRLSPYLRWGQLSPFQIWAGLAQIRQSGPTSHSSTPAGSTGPAVFASELGWREFCWHQLYHHPDLATTNLRPQFDHFPWRTAGGDERSAEHLAAWQQGKTGIPMVDAGQRELWHTGVMHNRVRMVAASFLVKNLGFDWRVGEQWFWDTLIDADAASNPANWQWVAGSGADASPYFRIFNPLTQAKKFDPAAKYVSRWVPEVLSSDYPEPIVDLQVTRREALESYASIKA from the coding sequence ATGAATGTCTCTATCGTCTGGTTCCGCGATGACTTGCGCGTGGCCGACAACCCCGCTTTACTAGCTGCTACCGGGGAAGGTTCCGCTGTGGCGCTCTACGTCCTGGATGAGGAGTCCCCGGGTATCCGGGCACTGGGTGGGGCCGTGAAGTGGTGGCTACACTACGCACTTGTAGACCTTCGAGCTGAACTTGCCCAGCTGGGTATTGAGCTAATCCTGCGCCGTGGCCCCGGCGTTGGGGTTGTCACCGAGTTGGCCGCCGAGCTGGGAGCGGGAGCCCTCTACTGGAACCGACGCTATGGCGGCCCGGAACGAGAGGTCGATGCAGCGGTCAAGTCCTGGGCGGGAGACAAGGGCATCCACGCCGAAAGCTTCCAAGCCAACCTTTTGCATGAACCATGGAAAGTGCGCACCGGGGCAGGTAATCCATATCAGGTTTTCACACCTTTCTGGCGAACAGTCTCCACCGAGGACTTCAGGGCACCGCTTGGCCATCCCGACCCCGGATCAGGCTTTGGCGCTCCGCTGCCAGAAAGCGATGGGCTAGAAAGCTGGAACTTGCTACCCACCACCCCCGATTGGGCCGGCGGGCTGCGTGAAAACTGGCAGCCCACGGCGGCGGCCGGCCATGAACTGCTGGCTGATTTCCTCAATGAGCGGGTAGGGGATTACTCTGACGCGCGCGACAGGCCTGACCAACGCGGAACAAGCCGGCTTTCACCTTACTTGCGTTGGGGGCAGCTGAGCCCGTTCCAGATATGGGCTGGACTGGCGCAGATCCGCCAGAGCGGTCCCACCTCCCATAGTTCCACGCCGGCTGGATCAACTGGTCCCGCCGTGTTTGCCTCCGAGCTGGGCTGGCGTGAATTTTGCTGGCACCAGTTGTATCACCACCCGGATTTGGCCACCACCAATCTGCGTCCACAGTTTGATCACTTTCCATGGCGGACTGCCGGTGGCGATGAACGTTCCGCCGAGCACCTGGCCGCTTGGCAGCAGGGTAAGACAGGAATCCCAATGGTGGATGCCGGTCAGCGGGAATTATGGCACACAGGGGTGATGCACAACAGAGTCCGGATGGTTGCGGCCAGTTTTCTGGTGAAGAACCTTGGCTTTGATTGGCGGGTGGGGGAGCAGTGGTTCTGGGATACTTTAATTGATGCGGATGCTGCCTCCAATCCGGCAAACTGGCAATGGGTAGCAGGTTCTGGTGCGGATGCCTCTCCGTATTTTCGGATCTTTAATCCGCTGACTCAGGCTAAGAAATTCGATCCTGCGGCGAAATATGTCAGCCGGTGGGTGCCGGAGGTTTTGTCCAGTGATTACCCGGAGCCTATTGTGGATCTGCAGGTCACCCGACGCGAAGCACTGGAAAGCTACGCATCCATTAAGGCCTAA
- a CDS encoding mechanosensitive ion channel domain-containing protein encodes MTIKPILAVLGAIVAALVLTFLLRVIANHAFRKVPDFKRRSAPAKAPVLVVLLCIGVRIALASTVANQPWFHPVDFALMVAFIVALCWLALAAFSVAERLILRQFTGRVKDSRRRRRLTTQISLGRRILSALVITLAVAGLLLTIPEVRALGTGILASAGLISIVAGLAVQSSLSNVFAGVQLAFTDALRIDDVVVVEGLWGLVEEITMTYVVVRVWDERMLILPSTYFTSTPFENWTRNSPKIKGTVEFDVDWRAPVGQLRAHLHETLEGTPLWDGRTGKLEVTDTVNGLVRLRVVVSAEDSDDLWDLRCLVRESMLSHIQRLQTVSIPRQRWEQASENVDTAAAKAGSGIIADLVNEATVPNSTTTRK; translated from the coding sequence GTGACGATAAAACCCATTCTGGCCGTTCTTGGCGCCATAGTGGCTGCGCTAGTGCTGACTTTCCTCTTGCGAGTGATTGCCAATCATGCGTTTCGGAAGGTTCCTGACTTTAAACGCCGCTCCGCACCGGCTAAAGCTCCGGTTTTGGTGGTCCTGCTTTGTATAGGGGTGCGCATAGCTTTGGCGAGCACAGTAGCCAATCAACCGTGGTTTCATCCGGTGGACTTTGCCCTGATGGTTGCCTTCATTGTGGCTCTATGCTGGTTGGCTTTGGCAGCATTTTCCGTGGCAGAACGGTTGATTCTGCGCCAGTTCACAGGGCGGGTCAAGGACAGTAGACGTCGGCGCAGGCTCACCACCCAGATCAGTTTGGGCAGACGCATCCTCAGCGCGCTGGTCATCACTTTGGCGGTGGCCGGGTTGTTACTGACCATTCCCGAGGTAAGAGCACTGGGCACAGGGATCCTGGCTTCCGCCGGGCTGATCTCCATAGTTGCTGGCTTGGCCGTCCAAAGCTCACTCTCCAACGTTTTTGCCGGAGTTCAGCTTGCCTTCACCGACGCCCTCCGTATTGATGACGTGGTGGTGGTCGAAGGGCTGTGGGGCCTGGTCGAGGAAATCACCATGACCTATGTAGTGGTTCGTGTATGGGATGAACGCATGCTAATTCTGCCCTCCACTTACTTCACCAGCACTCCCTTTGAAAATTGGACAAGGAATAGCCCCAAAATTAAGGGCACCGTGGAGTTCGACGTCGATTGGCGGGCTCCGGTGGGCCAGCTGCGGGCGCACTTGCATGAAACACTTGAGGGCACGCCCTTGTGGGATGGTCGCACCGGCAAACTGGAAGTCACAGATACTGTCAATGGACTGGTCCGTCTCCGGGTGGTGGTGAGCGCCGAGGATAGCGATGACCTGTGGGATCTACGCTGCTTGGTCCGCGAATCCATGCTCTCTCATATCCAGCGCCTGCAAACTGTATCGATCCCGCGTCAGCGCTGGGAACAGGCCTCAGAGAATGTAGACACAGCAGCAGCTAAGGCCGGCTCTGGCATCATTGCGGATCTGGTAAATGAGGCTACGGTGCCAAACTCAACGACTACGAGGAAGTAG
- a CDS encoding lycopene cyclase domain-containing protein, giving the protein MNFLQLNAIFLSLAALIFVAALWRCPKKRTVSTAVLVSLLVMVGLTVVFDNLMIASGLFDYAGETLNGLHIGLAPIEDFAYPLGGVLLLPGLWLLLTGRKKS; this is encoded by the coding sequence ATGAATTTTCTTCAGCTCAATGCAATCTTCCTTTCGCTAGCTGCTCTGATCTTCGTAGCGGCCCTGTGGCGCTGCCCAAAGAAACGGACGGTGAGTACCGCTGTTCTTGTTTCTCTGCTCGTCATGGTGGGGCTGACGGTGGTCTTCGACAACCTGATGATTGCTTCGGGTCTCTTTGACTACGCTGGTGAGACGCTTAACGGTTTGCACATTGGTCTGGCTCCCATTGAAGACTTTGCGTACCCGCTTGGTGGGGTGCTGCTGCTACCAGGGCTTTGGTTGTTGCTGACAGGGAGGAAAAAATCATGA
- a CDS encoding 3-isopropylmalate dehydrogenase: MSASTETAVLDPSVLDVAVIAGDGIGPEVTAEAVKVLKKVCASDGLGLKLTDYLLGAEHWLATGETLPDSTIEALRSHDAILFGAVGAAPGDTSIPSGLIEREMLLKLRFSLDHYVNLRPSFLYDGVASPLANPGTIDFVVVREGTEGPYVGNGGVLRKGTPHEVATEVSVNTAFGVERLVRDGFRRANERPRKKLTYVHKHNVLVYAGHLWKRTVEAVAADFPEVKVDYLHVDAAMIFLVTDPARFDVIVTDNLFGDIVTDLAAAVTGGIGLAASGNINMDRTAPSMFEPVHGSAPDIAGQQKADPTAAILSAALLLHHAGHSNAAQKIEAAVAADIATREAGSPRSTSAIGDAIAAAL; this comes from the coding sequence ATGAGCGCATCAACTGAAACTGCCGTGCTGGACCCTTCCGTGTTGGACGTTGCTGTTATTGCAGGCGACGGTATTGGCCCCGAAGTGACCGCCGAGGCCGTGAAGGTCCTGAAAAAAGTGTGCGCCAGTGACGGCCTTGGCCTGAAGCTCACTGACTACTTGCTCGGAGCTGAGCACTGGTTGGCCACGGGTGAGACACTGCCGGATTCCACTATTGAGGCCCTGCGCAGCCATGACGCCATTCTTTTTGGCGCCGTGGGTGCAGCACCTGGGGATACCTCCATTCCCTCCGGGCTGATTGAACGCGAGATGCTCCTGAAGCTGCGATTTAGCCTGGATCATTACGTCAATCTGCGCCCTTCTTTCTTGTACGACGGCGTGGCCTCACCCTTGGCGAATCCGGGCACCATTGACTTTGTGGTGGTTCGCGAAGGAACCGAGGGCCCTTATGTTGGCAACGGCGGAGTGTTGCGTAAAGGTACCCCGCACGAGGTGGCCACGGAAGTCTCTGTGAACACCGCATTCGGTGTGGAACGTTTGGTCCGCGATGGTTTCCGCCGCGCCAATGAGCGTCCCCGCAAGAAGCTCACCTACGTGCACAAGCACAACGTGCTGGTTTACGCCGGGCACTTGTGGAAGCGCACAGTTGAAGCTGTGGCGGCGGACTTCCCTGAGGTCAAAGTAGATTACCTGCACGTGGATGCTGCCATGATCTTTTTGGTGACCGATCCCGCACGTTTTGATGTGATCGTCACCGACAACTTATTTGGGGACATCGTGACCGATCTGGCAGCGGCGGTCACAGGCGGAATCGGCTTGGCCGCCTCGGGAAATATCAACATGGACCGCACGGCTCCGTCCATGTTTGAACCCGTCCATGGTTCTGCCCCGGATATTGCCGGCCAGCAAAAAGCGGATCCAACGGCGGCCATCCTCTCAGCGGCGCTACTGCTGCACCACGCGGGTCACAGCAATGCAGCGCAAAAGATAGAGGCGGCAGTTGCAGCAGATATTGCCACCCGCGAAGCGGGCTCGCCCAGGTCTACCAGCGCCATTGGTGACGCTATAGCGGCGGCTCTCTAA